The following proteins are co-located in the Silene latifolia isolate original U9 population chromosome 1, ASM4854445v1, whole genome shotgun sequence genome:
- the LOC141621024 gene encoding uncharacterized protein LOC141621024 — protein MAIDVNDLKILINAGIKYLIKTCHQWAKDHPLVSGVLLFFYLLYIFFPNLFDILFYIFPLIICIAIILGGKHIRKKDNQEQHTKNNKKYEVLRTMSIDHRRCRRQLTSQISRRTLERTLPEDDNFCDSESSRETSTKIQGPSHNAKAEEFSKDKNSTRISSHSNLEGPSQNAKAEEFSKDKNSTRISSHSNLENETEISKKLKGPSHEVKKEEFPTDKNSTGISSHSEEKKDNVEANKSSTGISSHSDTESQEEDENDEHETRESRNKVIEWTEDDQRNLMDLGSSEIERNKRLESLIAKRRARKLLSMQPRRNHYPYENLMDQVGSIMVTRFIDTEMEHQPGSAPCGLRSIKNPFDLPYDPHEEKPILTGGSFDEEFFNNHQKDFLTEDCSNKSDNFMSELMEDHLAKSLPSFFTNPKSVEKPRFTRFQRESEENLLGILEGHPKEDTRDDQAPDHQDLPEKVQSSDDTSLPLQNKDHHELENPFAKNFDPSELDSINSSEKKNKNELESKDKEVNIFGMDTINNQREDDEDSTSSSSSSSSSSTSSTEMAIDAHKNEAFRNSVKKVLNCLIIQRSMGNNVIKGNKNVNLIPHATPPTKMEERSFYTSSKPHHTTTFSIASDMQVEVSETGSPPLATLDPSSPTDRESLVYDGDVDKDANSGDEDLWGASPHPLRHGEFVSKFKLPDITEEGNKQMTGDQRSIDAEIIESGSSVSSSSDGLTSQMQAKTEHLAEYLANLPPTSQTGSTVLEEPEPEQEPEVEAEVSAENHPFEDETQPIEFKLDEAKDESREGKEMEKSHPRSSATNEIGAIKETDLTSGEQPESEPTCQEIHIGVLDNQPRIIEDKPSLVENDVLDSESHIGEQIGQEKETIPDSYSTTCLEEIFEQSRLEERGNVNSKEDKKILHDDELINNSANDVVIHEKSTLSEKSEDNQANHAIFEDKKLEVDDQTNHAIFDDKKLEPGDRSIESENKLGEVDDAPQPATIEEDNMESSSSIDAVNSRPVDDSEDNSEQSKT, from the exons ATGGCCATAGATGTGAATGATCTTAAAATTTTGATAAATGCAGGGATTAAATATTTAATAAAAACTTGTCATCAATGGGCAAAAGATCATCCTCTTGTTTCCGGtgttcttttatttttctatctattaTACATATTTTTTCCAAATTTATTTGacatattattttatatttttcctTTGATTATTTGTATTGCAATTATTCTTGGTGGAAAACACATTAGAAAAAAAGATAATCAAGAACAACACACCAAGAACAACAAGAAATATGAAGTTCTTAGAACTATGTCGATTGATCATCGTCGCTGTCGTCGACAATTGACATCTCAAATCAGCAGGAGAACATTAGAGAGAACATTACCCGAAGATGATAATTTTTGTGATAGTGAAAGTTCCAGAGAAACATCGACAAAAATACAAGGACCGTCTCACAATGCAAAAGCAGAGGAATTTTCCAAGGATAAAAATTCGACAAGAATCTCAAGTCATTCCAACTTAGAAGGACCGTCTCAAAATGCAAAAGCAGAGGAGTTTTCCAAGGATAAAAATTCGACAAGAATCTCAAGTCATTCAAACTTAGAAAATGAGACGGAAATatcaaaaaaattaaaaggaCCGTCTCACGAAGTAAAAAAAGAGGAATTTCCCACGGATAAAAATTCGACAGGAATCTCAAGTCATTCCGAAGAGAAGAAAGACAATGTGGAAGCAAATAAAAGTTCGACAGGAATCTCAAGTCATTCCGACACAGAATCACAAGAGGAAGACGAGAATGACGAACATGAAACAAGAGAATCTCGAAACAAGGTAATTGAATGGACAGAGGATGACCAAAGAAACTTGATGGATCTTGGATCATCAGAGATAGAAAGGAACAAAAGATTAGAGAGCTTAATAGCGAAAAGAAGAGCTCGAAAACTATTAAGTATGCAACCAAGACGAAACCATTATCCATATGAGAATCTTATGGATCAAGTCGGGTCTATTATGGTTACGCGGTTTATTGACACGGAAATGGAGCACCAACCCGGATCTGCACCTTGCGGTTTACGCTCGATAAAGAATCCTTTTGATCTTCCTTATGATCCTCATGAAGAAAAGCCGATTCTTACTGGAGGTAGCTTTGATGAAGAATTCTTTAACAATCATCAAAAAGATTTCTTGACCGAAGATTGTTCTAATAAATCTGATAATTTCATGTCTGAGCTTATGGAAGATCATTTAGCCAAATCTCTTCCTAGCTTCTTTACTAACCCGAAATCAGTTGAGAAACCCCGGTTCACTCGATTTCAAAGGGAATCTG AAGAAAACTTACTAGGAATCCTTGAGGGGCATCCTAAAGAAG ATACAAGAGATGACCAAGCACCAGATCATCAAGACTTACCTGAGAAAG tTCAATCAAGCGACGACACTAGCTTACCTCTACAAAATAAAGATCATCATGAGCTAGAAAATCCATTTGCCAAGAACTTTGATCCATCAGAATTAGACTCAATAAATTCAtcagaaaagaagaacaaaaatgAGCTCGAATCTAAAGACAAAGAAGTTAATATTTTCGGTATGGATACAATAAACAACCAACGCGAAGATGATGAAGATAGtacatcatcgtcatcatcatcgtcttcatcaTCGACATCTTCAACAGAGATGGCCATTGATGCTCATAAAAACGAGGCGTTTAGGAACTCGGTTAAAAAGGTACTTAATTGCTTAATAATCCAAAGAAGCATGGGTAATAATGTAATAAAAGGAAACAAAAATGTGAATTTAATCCCACACGCTACTCCACCGACCAAAATGGAAGAAAGATCGTTTTACACAAGTAGTAAACCTCACCATACTACGACATTCTCAATAGCATCGGACATGCAAGTGGAGGTCTCAGAGACGGGATCGCCTCCATTGGCTACATTGGACCCAAGCTCCCCTACTGATCGAGAATCCTTGGTGTATGATGGTGATGTTGATAAAGACGCAAACTCCGGTGATGAAGACTTATGGGGTGCTTCACCTCATCCTCTGAGACACGGAGAGTTTGTTTCGAAATTCAAGTTACCGGATATTACAGAAGAGGGTAATAAACAAATGACGGGAGACCAAAGGAGCATAGACGCGGAAATTATAGAGTCTGGATCATCAGTCTCATCCTCATCAGACGGTTTAACCTCGCAAATGCAGGCTAAAACCGAGCACCTTGCGGAGTACTTGGCTAATCTACCTCCTACTAGTCAAACCGGTTCTACCGTATTAGAG GAGCCAGAGCCAGAGCAGGAGCCAGAGGTTGAAGCAGAGGTTAGCGCGGAAAACCACCCCTTTGAAGATGAGACACAACCTATAGAATTCAAGTTGGATGAAGCTAAAGACGAGTCGAGAGAAggtaaagagatggaaaaatcacATCCTAGAAGTAGCGCAACAAACGAAATCGGAGCAATAAAAGAGACGGACTTGACTTCGGGTGAACAACCCGAAAGTGAGCCTACATGTCAAGAGATACACATTGGAGTGCTTGATAATCAACCAAGGATAATAGAG GATAAACCAAGCTTAGTAGAAAATGATGTACTGGATTCCGAATCCCACATTGGTGAACAAATAGGCCAAGAGAAGGAAACCATTCCTGATTCATATTCAACTACTTGTCTAGAAGAAATCTTTGAGCAATCAAGATTAGAAGAGCGGGGTAACGTAAACTcgaaagaagataagaaaatcCTGCATGACGATGAGCTGATAAATAATTCAGCTAACGATGTTGTTATTCAC GAAAAGTCTACATTGTCTGAAAAGAGTGAAGACAATCAAGCCAACCATGCTATTTTCGAAGATAAGAAGTTAGAAGTCGATGATCAAACGAACCATGCTATTTTCGACGATAAGAAGTTGGAACCCGGTGATCGAAGCATAGAAAGCGAGAATAAGTTAGGAGAGGTCGATGACGCACCACAACCAGCAACAATAGAAGAGGATAATATGGAGTCATCAAGCTCAATAGATGCAGTGAACTCGAGACCTGTAGACGATTCCGAAGACAACTCAGAACAGTCTAAAACTTGA